In a genomic window of Ranitomeya imitator isolate aRanImi1 chromosome 5, aRanImi1.pri, whole genome shotgun sequence:
- the TBCC gene encoding tubulin-specific chaperone C, whose translation MEMANSVERPRLPERLQRREEDRQREVEKKRQEKDEQAVQEEKSGYFSSSFGLERAAIEEVLSGEDAGGGAEALDEVPGRLQRLQKLLNDSMMFLPSYDIRQAQEHITRLQGALEARRQQLQPKKKFAFKSRKKEAPAGPAAAVIQPTAPVTRAKETPAEPAAQCGLRGLSGQVLFMEAEEIGQKDVQLSQLRDCTVTLPGSPATLHIRGLSGCKVLCGPVVTSVFVDHCTNCLFTFPCQQLRTHSTRDCRFYLHVTSRAIIEDCSGLRFAPFTWSYPSIQQDYQRAGLDQNRNNWDQVDDFNWLAMDVRSPNWSIIPAEERITQWN comes from the coding sequence ATGGAGATGGCCAATTCTGTTGAACGGCCCCGGTTACCGGAGAGGCTACAGCGGAGGGAGGAAGACAGGCAGCGGGAGGTGGAGAAGAAGCGGCAAGAGAAGGACGAGCAGgccgtgcaggaggagaagagcggATACTTTAGCTCCAGCTTCGGCCTGGAGAGAGCCGCCATTGAGGAGGTGTTGTCCGGGGAGGATGCCGGTGGCGGAGCCGAGGCTCTGGATGAGGTTCCCGGGCGGCTCCAGCGGCTGCAGAAGCTGCTGAATGACAGCATGATGTTCCTGCCGTCCTATGACATCCGCCAGGCGCAGGAGCACATCACCCGGCTGCAGGGGGCGCTGGAGGCCCGGAGGCAGCAGCTGCAGCCCAAGAAGAAGTTCGCCTTCAAGTCCCGGAAGAAGGAGGCTCCAGCCGGCCCAGCCGCCGCCGTCATCCAGCCCACCGCCCCGGTGACCCGGGCCAAGGAGACCCCAGCCGAGCCCGCTGCCCAGTGCGGCCTCCGGGGCCTGAGCGGCCAAGTGCTGTTCATGGAGGCGGAGGAGATTGGCCAGAAGGACGTCCAGCTGAGCCAGCTCCGGGACTGCACCGTCACCCTGCCCGGCAGCCCCGCCACCCTGCACATACGGGGGCTGAGCGGCTGCAAGGTGCTGTGCGGCCCGGTGGTGACCTCCGTGTTTGTGGATCACTGCACCAACTGCCTCTTCACCTTCCCGTGCCAACAGCTCCGCACCCACAGCACCAGGGACTGCCGCTTCTACCTGCACGTCACCAGCCGCGCCATCATCGAGGACTGCAGCGGCCTCCGCTTCGCCCCGTTCACCTGGAGCTACCCCAGTATCCAGCAAGATTACCAGCGGGCCGGCCTGGATCAGAACCGCAACAACTGGGACCAGGTGGACGACTTCAACTGGTTGGCGATGGACGTCAGGTCCCCAAACTGGAGTATCATCCCCGCGGAGGAGAGGATCACCCAATGGAACTGA